One segment of Manihot esculenta cultivar AM560-2 chromosome 4, M.esculenta_v8, whole genome shotgun sequence DNA contains the following:
- the LOC110613709 gene encoding aldehyde dehydrogenase family 7 member B4 encodes MGFARKEHEFLSEIGLSEFNLGCYVNGTWKARGPVVTSLNPANNQAIAEVVEGSMEDYVEGMQACSEAAKIWMQVPAPKRGEIVRQIGDALRAKLQPLGRLVSLEMGKILPEGIGEVQEIIDMCDFAVGLSRQLNGSIIPSERPNHAMLEMWNPLGIVGVITAFNFPCAVLGWNACIALVCGNCVVWKGAPTTPLITIAMTKLVAGVLEKNNLPPAIFTSFCGGADIGQAIAKDTRIPLVSFTGSSKVGLMVQQTVNQRYGKCLLELSGNNAIIVMDDADIQLAVRSILFAAVGTAGQRCTTCRRLLLHESIYQGVLDQLLDAYQQVKVGDPLEKGTLLGPLHTSESRKNFEKGIGIIKSQGGKILTGGSVIESEGNFVQPTIVEISSKADVVKEELFAPVLYVMKFQTFEEAIEINNSVPQGLSSSIFTRKPDIIFKWIGPQGSDCGIVNVNIPTNGAEIGGAFGGEKATGGGREAGSDSWKQYMRRSTCTINYGNELPLAQGINFGS; translated from the exons ATGGGTTTTGCAAGGAAAGAACATGAATTTTTGAGCGAGATTGGATTGAGCGAGTTCAACTTGGGTTGTTATGTGAATGGCACGTGGAAAGCACGTGGCCCAGTGGTCACCTCTTTGAATCCTGCAAATAACCAG GCAATAGCTGAAGTTGTGGAAGGTTCCATGGAAGATTATGTAGAAGGCATGCAGGCTTGCAGTGAAGCAGCTAAGATATGGATGCAG GTTCCTGCACCAAAGAGAGGTGAAATTGTCAGGCAGATTGGGGATGCCTTGAGGGCAAAACTTCAGCCACTTGGTCGCCTTGTCTCCCTTGAGATGGGGAAAATACTTCCTGAAGGCATAGGAGAAGTTCAA GAAATCATTGACATGTGTGACTTTGCTGTTGGATTAAGCCGGCAATTGAATGGGTCTATAATACCTTCAGAAC GTCCAAATCATGCAATGTTGGAG ATGTGGAATCCTCTAGGTATAGTTGGTGTGATTACAGCTTTCAACTTCCCATGTGCTGTACTTG GATGGAATGCATGCATTGCACTAGTCTGCGGTAATTGTGTTGTCTG GAAAGGTGCACCAACAACTCCTTTGATCACTATAGCAATGACTAAGCTGGTAGCTGGTGTGCTAGAGAAGAACAACTTACCTCCTGCAATTTTTACTTCCTTTTGTGGTGGTGCTGACATTGGTCAAGCCATAGCAAAAGATACACGAATTCCTCTGGTTTCATTTACTGGGAGTTCAAAG GTTGGCCTAATGGTGCAACAAACAGTGAATCAGAGATATGGTAAATGCTTGCTTGAATTAAGTGGAAACAATGCTATAATAGTAATGGATGATGCAGACATCCAGTTAGCTGTACGTTCCATCCTGTTTGCTGCTGTTGGGACAGCTGGTCAGCGGTGCACAACATGTCGTAGGCTG CTTCTTCATGAGAGTATATATCAAGGAGTGCTAGATCAACTACTTGATGCTTACCAACAAGTTAAAGTTGGGGATCCCTTGGAAAAAGGTACCTTGCTTGGGCCATTGCATACTTCTGAATCAAGAAAGAACTTTGAGAAGGGAATAGGGATCATCAAGTCTCAG GGAGGGAAGATTTTAACAGGTGGTTCAGTTATAGAATCTGAAGGGAATTTTGTGCAGCCCACAATAGTTGAGATTTCTTCAAAAGCAGATGTTGTTAAGGAGGAGTTATTTGCTCCTGTTCTTTATGTTATGAAATTTCAG ACTTTTGAAGAAGCAATTGAAATAAACAATTCAGTGCCTCAAGGACTAAGCAGTTCTATCTTCACCCGAAAACCTGACATTATCTTCAAATGGATTGG GCCACAAGGAAGTGACTGCGGCATTGTGAATGTAAATATACCAACAAATGGTGCTGAAATTGGCGGTGCATTTGGTGGCGAAAAGGCTACAGGAGGTGGCCGTGAAGCAGGAAGTGATTCTTGGAAGCAGTACATGCGACGATCCACTTG TACGATCAATTATGGGAATGAATTGCCACTAGCACAAGGAATCAATTTCGGCTCGTAG